One part of the Vicia villosa cultivar HV-30 ecotype Madison, WI linkage group LG6, Vvil1.0, whole genome shotgun sequence genome encodes these proteins:
- the LOC131612649 gene encoding oligopeptide transporter 5-like: protein MKKNASSSSSEHSMSATTPLLDLKKEAEISSGEGSQNRVIELEDEGKDEYSINDSPIEQVRLTVPITDDPSQPALTFRTWILGLASCVLLAFVNQFLGYRTNPLSISSVSAQIITLPLGKLMAATLPTQAIQVPFITWSFSLNPGPFSLKEHVLITIFASSGSSGVYAINIITIVKAFYHRSINPVAAYMLALSTQMLGYGWAGIFRRFLVDSPYMWWPANLVQVSLFRAFHEKEKRPKGGTSRLQFFFVVFVASFAYYIVPGYFFQAISTVSFVCLIWTDSITAQQIGSGMKGLGLGSFGLDWNTVAGFLGSPLAVPGFAIINIMVGFSLYMYVLVPIAYWNNLYEAKKFPLISSHTFDSTGATYNVTRILNTKTFDIDIDSYNNYSKIYLSVIFAFEYGLSFAALTATISHVVLFHGKMILQMWKKTASSLKNHLGDVHTRIMKKNYEQVPEWWFVSILILMVMMALVACEGFGKQLQLPWWGIFLSLAIALVFTLPIGVIQATTNISTGLNVITELVIGFIYPGKPLANVAFKTYGHISMVQALAFLGDFKLGHYMKIPPKSMFIVQLVGTVVASSVHFGTAWWLLTSIENICDESLLPKGSPWTCPGDDVFYNASIIWGVVGPKRMFTKDGVYPEMNWFFLIGLLAPVPVWLLSIKFPNHKWIQLINIPIIIAGASGIPPVRSVNYISWGIVGIFFNFYVYRKFKAWWARYTYILSAGLDAGVAFMGLLLYFALQSYGIFGPSWWGLEADHCPLARCPTAPGVQAEGCPVLDFQVTIPSPILPS, encoded by the exons ATGAAGAAGAATGCATCATCTAGTTCTTCAGAGCATAGCATGTCGGCAACCACTCCTCTTCTTGATTTGAAAAAG GAAGCTGAGATATCAAGTGGTGAAGGGTCTCAAAATAGGGTCATAGAATTAGAAGATGAAGGAAAAGATGAATATAGCATTAATGATAGTCCCATTGAACAAGTGAGGCTAACAGTTCCAATCACTGATGACCCTTCTCAGCCAGCACTCACTTTCAGGACTTGGATTCTAGGATTAGCATCATGTGTGCTCCTTGCATTTGTGAATCAATTTTTAGGCTACAGAACCAATCCTTTGAGCATCTCTTCTGTGTCAGCTCAGATCATTACACTCCCACTTGGGAAACTTATGGCTGCAACACTTCCCACACAAGCAATTCAAGTCCCTTTCATAACCTGGTCTTTTTCGTTGAATCCGGGGCCATTCTCTTTGAAGGAACATGTTTTGATAACTATCTTTGCTAGCTCAGGGTCTAGTGGTGTTTATGCAATTAACATCATCACAATTGTTAAGGCTTTTTATCACAGAAGTATTAATCCAGTAGCAGCATATATGTTAGCGCTATCGACTCAGATGCTAGGGTATGGATGGGCTGGAATTTTCAGAAGGTTCCTTGTTGATTCACCTTACATGTGGTGGCCTGCAAACCTTGTGCAGGTGTCTTTATTTAGAGCATttcatgaaaaagaaaaaaggccTAAAGGAGGAACTTCTAGGCTGCAATTCTTTTTCGTAGTCTTTGTAGCTAGCTTCGCGTATTACATTGTTCCAGGATATTTCTTCCAAGCAATATCAACTGTCTCTTTTGTTTGCTTGATTTGGACAGATTCCATCACTGCGCAACAGATCGGATCAGGCATGAAAGGCCTTGGCCTTGGTTCATTTGGCCTGGACTGGAACACAGTTGCTGGCTTCTTAGGTAGTCCTTTGGCTGTTCCTGGCTTTGCCATCATCAACATAATGGTTGGATTCTCATTGTATATGTATGTTTTGGTTCCAATTGCCTATTGGAACAATTTATATGAGGCTAAAAAGTTTCCCCTCATTAGCTCTCACACATTTGACTCTACCGGTGCAACTTACAACGTTACTCGGATCCTCAATACCAAAACTTTTGACATTGATATAGACAGTTACAACAATTACAGCAAGATCTATCTTAGTGTCATATTTGCTTTCGAGTACGGATTGAGCTTTGCAGCTCTTACAGCCACAATTTCACATGTTGTCCTCTTCCACGGAAAAATGATTCTCCAGATGTGGAAGAAGACAGCAAGTTCACTAAAAAACCATCTCGGAGACGTCCATACAAGAATTATGAAGAAAAACTATGAGCAAGTTCCTGAATGGTGGTTTGTTTCCATTCTAATTCTAATGGTTATGATGGCTTTAGTAGCTTGCGAAGGCTTTGGCAAGCAACTTCAACTTCCATGGTGGGGAATTTTTCTTTCTCTAGCAATTGCATTAGTTTTCACTTTACCAATTGGTGTCATTCAAGCAACAACAAACATTAGCACAGGTCTCAATGTGATCACGGAGTTGGTTATCGGTTTCATCTATCCAGGAAAGCCACTAGCTAATGTAGCTTTCAAAACCTATGGTCATATCAGCATGGTACAAGCACTTGCTTTTCTTGGTGACTTCAAATTAGGCCATTATATGAAAATTCCACCAAAATCAATGTTCATTGTGCAACTTGTTGGCACAGTAGTTGCATCATCTGTTCACTTTGGAACGGCATGGTGGCTTCTAACATCTATCGAGAACATATGCGATGAATCATTGTTGCCGAAAGGTAGTCCTTGGACATGTCCAGGTGATGATGTGTTCTACAATGCTTCAATCATATGGGGAGTTGTAGGCCCAAAGAGAATGTTTACCAAAGACGGCGTTTATCCTGAGATGAATTGGTTTTTCCTTATTGGTCTACTTGCACCTGTTCCAGTGTGGCTTCTATCTATCAAATTTCCTAACCACAAATGGATTCAACTCATTAACATTCCTATCATCATTGCAGGTGCATCAGGCATCCCTCCAGTGAGATCTGTGAATTATATTAGTTGGGGAATTGTTGgaatatttttcaatttctatGTTTATAGAAAGTTCAAAGCATGGTGGGCTAGATATACTTATATTCTGTCAGCTGGTTTAGATGCTGGAGTTGCTTTTATGGGTTTATTACTTTATTTTGCTCTACAGTCTTATGGTATATTTGGTCCATCATGGTGGGGTCTTGAAGCAGATCACTGCCCTTTGGCCAGATGCCCCACAGCTCCGGGTGTACAAGCAGAGGGTTGTCCTGTCCTTGACTTCCAAGTTACCATTCCATCTCCAATATTGCCAAGTTAA
- the LOC131610362 gene encoding uncharacterized protein LOC131610362: protein MERGATKKKSPPLSLDQFISITAPLLDLEKEAEISSSIATGASRNLDTAQKRGSTILNLKCVDVQTGLMGKSLIELQSTKADVLPAHKFGTHDVVVLKLNKADLGSPALGQGVVYRLKDSSITVAFDDIPEDGLNSPLRLEKVANEVTYHRMKDALIQLSKGVHKGPASDLIPVLFGERQPTVSKKDVSFTSVNRNLDHSQKDAISKALSSKNVFLLHGPPGTGKTTTVVEIILQEVKRGSKILVCAASNIAVDNIVERLVPHRVKLVRIGHPARLLPQVLDSALDAQVLRGDNSGLANDIRKEMKVLNGKLLKTKEKNTRREIQKELRTLSREERKRQQLAVTDVIKTADVILTTLIGAFTKKLERTSFDLVIIDEAAQALEIACWIPLLKGTRCILAGDHLQLPPTIQSVEAEKKGLGRTLFERLADLYGEEVTSMLTVQYRMHQLIMDWSSKELYNSKVKAHPSVAAHTLYDLENVKRTSSTEPTILLIDTTGCDMEEKKDEEDSTLNEGESEVAMAHAKRLVQSGVLPSDIGIITPYAAQVVLLKMLKNKENSLKDIEISTVDGFQGREKEAIIISMVRSNSKKEVGFLSDRRRMNVAVTRARRQCCIICDTETVSNDGFLKRLVEYFEEHGEYQSASEYQN from the exons ATGGAGAGAGGGGCGACTAAGAAGAAATCACCACCTCTCTCTTTGGACCAATTCATCTCCATCACTGCCCCTCTTCTCGATTTGGAGAAG GAGGCTGAGATATCAAGTTCAATCGCTACTGGTGCATCCAGGAATTTGGATACTGCTCAAAAGAGAGGATCAACAATCCTGAATTTGAAGTGTGTGGATGTTCAG aCAGGGCTTATGGGAAAGTCTCTGATCGAGCTCCAATCCACAAAAGCAGATGTTCTTCCTGCACACAAG tttggtactcatgatgttgttgttttaaaACTCAACAAGGCTGATTTAGGTTCTCCTGCTCTTGGGCAAGGTGTAGTTTACAGATTGAAG GACTCATCAATTACTGTAGCTTTTGATGATATACCAGAAGATGGTTTAAACAGTCCCCTAAGGCTGGAAAAAGTTGCAAATGAG GTGACATATCACAGGATGAAAGATGCATTAATACAGTTGAGTAAAGGTGTGCATAAGGGCCCTGCTTCTGATCTAATCCCTGTCTTGTTTGGGGAGAGGCAACCAACAGTGTCCAAGAAGGATGTATCCTTCACTTCCGTTAATAGAAATCTTGATCACTCCCAG AAAGATGCAATTTCAAAAGCCCTATCGTCGAAGAATGTTTTTTTGCTACATGGACCTCCTGGAACTGGAAAAACTACAACAGTGGTTGAAATTATATTACAAGAAGTGAAACGTGGATCTAAGATTCTCGTTTGTGCTGCCTCAAATATTGCTGTTGACAACATCGTTGAGCGGCTAGTTCCACACAG AGTTAAGCTGGTGAGGATTGGTCACCCTGCACGTTTATTGCCCCAAGTACTGGACAGTGCACTGGATGCTCAG gTACTACGAGGAGATAATAGTGGCCTTGCAAATGACATTCGGAAAGAAATGAAG GTATTGAATGGAAAGCTGCTAAAAACCAAAGAAAAAAATACGAGGAGGGAAATACAGAAGGAACTTAGGACTCTATCTAGAGAAGAGCGGAAAAGGCAACAGCTTGCTGTTACAGACGTGATTAAAACTGCAGATGTAATATTAACTACTCTGATTGGGGCTTTCACTAAGAAACTTGAGCGCACTTCATTTGATTTGGTGATTATTGACGAAGCTGCTCAAGCACTTGAGATAGCTTGTTGGATACCTCTGCTAAAG GGTACAAGATGTATACTTGCAGGAGATCATCTTCAGCTTCCTCCCACCATTCAAAGTGTTGAAGCTGAGAAGAAGGGCTTAGGAAGAACCCTCTTCGAACGACTTGCAGATCTGTATGGAGAGGAAGTCACATCTATGCTTACCGTCCAATATCGTATGCATCAACTTATCATGGATTGGTCTTCTAAAGAGCTTTACAACAGTAAG GTTAAGGCTCATCCGAGCGTTGCTGCACATACACTATATGATCTTGAGAATGTGAAGAGGACATCTTCAACTGAACCAACCATTCTTCTCATAGACACAACTGG ATGTGATATGGAAGAAAAGAAAGATGAGGAAGACAGCACTCTTAACGAAGGAGAATCTGAAGTTGCTATGGCTCATGCAAAGCGATTAGTGCAAAGCGGGGTGCTTCCTTCTGATATTGGAATCATTACCCCATATGCTGCTCAG GTTGTTTTACTCAAAATGTTGAAAAACAAGGAAAACTCGCTGAAGGATATTGAGATCTCAACAGTTGATGGTTTCCAGGGAAGGGAGAAGGAGGCCATTATTATATCAATGGTTCGATCAAATTCAAAAAAGGAG GTGGGCTTTCTGAGTGATCGCAGGCGAATGAATGTGGCCGTTACACGAGCAAGAAGGCAATGCTGTATTATCTGTGACACTGAGACAGTCAGTAATGATGGATTTCTAAAGCGGTTGGTTGAATATTTTGAAGAGCACGGCGAATATCAGAGTGCATCTGAGTACCAGAATTAG
- the LOC131610363 gene encoding dehydration-responsive element-binding protein 2F-like produces the protein MDTSCKKSPLKPWKKGPTRGKGGPQNASCEYRGVRQRTWGKWVAEIREPKKRTRLWLGSFATAEEAAMAYDEAARRLYGPDAYLNLPHLQPHSVSTIKTGKFKWLPSKNFISMFPSCGLLNVNAQPSVHLIHQRLQEFKQNAVAAASQSLSSSSEDPKTEETQNVLDSDKNHATQNVLDSEKNHDDPPKEKDVQTSVNKMVGDLQEEKPQIDLHEFLQQMGILKENTHSSEQTESSGSSTVHEAVSRDDNDHLGIFSDMNINWESLIEMHGIEDIQESETTQLEAFDPNDQLNFSTSIWNF, from the coding sequence ATGGATACATCATGCAAGAAATCTCCTTTGAAGCCATGGAAGAAAGGGCCAACAAGAGGCAAAGGTGGCCCCCAAAATGCTTCGTGCGAGTATCGAGGCGTTCGACAACGAACATGGGGAAAATGGGTGGCTGAGATAAGAGAGCCAAAGAAGAGAACTAGGCTATGGCTGGGTTCTTTCGCCACAGCGGAAGAAGCTGCTATGGCTTACGATGAGGCTGCAAGGAGACTCTATGGACCAGATGCATACCTTAATCTTCCTCACCTGCAACCTCATTCTGTTTCGACTATCAAAACTGGAAAGTTCAAGTGGTTGCCTTCGAAGAATTTCATTTCAATGTTTCCGTCTTGTGGATTACTCAACGTAAACGCTCAGCCTAGTGTTCATTTAATCCATCAGAGGCTACAAGAGTTTAAGCAGAATGCAGTTGCTGCAGCAAGTCAATCACTTTCTAGTTCGTCGGAAGATCCAAAGACAGAAGAAACTCAGAATGTACTAGACAGCGATAAGAATCATGCAACTCAGAATGTACTAGACAGCGAAAAGAATCATGATGATCCTCCAAAGGAAAAAGATGTTCAGACGTCGGTGAATAAGATGGTTGGAGATCTTCAGGAGGAGAAACCACAGATAGACCTACACGAGTTTCTTCAACAGATGGGAATACTGAAAGAAAATACACACTCCTCGGAACAAACTGAGAGTTCAGGAAGTTCAACAGTGCATGAAGCTGTGTCAAGAGATGACAATGATCATTTGGGAATATTTTCTGACATGAATATTAATTGGGAGTCATTGATTGAAATGCATGGAATTGAAGATATTCAGGAATCAGAAACCACCCAGCTTGAAGCATTTGACCCGAATGACCAGCTTAATTTCTCAACTTCCATTTGGAATTTTTAA